A genomic window from Streptomyces sp. HUAS YS2 includes:
- the purH gene encoding bifunctional phosphoribosylaminoimidazolecarboxamide formyltransferase/IMP cyclohydrolase encodes MSVNKPIRRALISVYDKTGLEELAKGLHEAGVELVSTGSTASKIAAAGVPVTKVEELTGFPECLDGRVKTLHPRVHAGILADLRLDSHREQLAELGVEPFDLVVVNLYPFRETVASGATPDECVEQIDIGGPSMVRAAAKNHPSVAIVTSPERYADVLTAVAAGGFDLTARKRLAAEAFQHTAAYDVAVASWFADDYAAADESGFPDFLGATYARKNVLRYGENPHQGAALYVDGTGGLAEAEQLHGKEMSYNNYTDTDAARRAAYDHAEPCVAIIKHANPCGIAVGADVAEAHRKAHACDPLSAFGGVIAVNRPVSVEMAKQVAEIFTEVIVAPGYEDGAVEVLAKKKNIRVLKAEGAPSNPVEVKPVDGGALLQVTDRLQADGDDPANWTLATGEALSAEELAELAFAWKACRAVKSNAILLAKDGASVGVGMGQVNRVDSAKLAVERAGEERARDAYAASDAFFPFPDGLEILLDAGVKAVVQPGGSVRDELVIEAAKQAGATMYFTGTRHFFH; translated from the coding sequence ATGTCGGTGAATAAGCCCATCCGTCGCGCGTTGATCAGTGTCTACGACAAGACGGGCCTGGAAGAGCTCGCGAAGGGCCTGCACGAGGCCGGCGTGGAGCTCGTGTCCACCGGCTCCACCGCCTCGAAGATCGCCGCGGCCGGCGTCCCGGTGACCAAGGTCGAGGAGCTGACCGGCTTCCCCGAGTGCCTGGACGGCCGGGTCAAGACCCTGCACCCGCGCGTGCACGCCGGCATCCTCGCCGACCTGCGTCTCGACTCGCACCGCGAGCAGCTCGCCGAGCTGGGCGTGGAGCCGTTCGACCTGGTGGTCGTGAACCTGTACCCGTTCCGCGAGACCGTCGCCTCCGGCGCGACCCCGGACGAGTGCGTCGAGCAGATCGACATCGGCGGTCCCTCGATGGTCCGCGCCGCCGCCAAGAACCACCCGTCGGTCGCCATCGTCACCAGCCCGGAGCGGTACGCCGACGTCCTCACCGCGGTCGCCGCCGGCGGCTTCGACCTCACCGCCCGCAAGCGCCTCGCGGCCGAGGCCTTCCAGCACACCGCCGCGTACGACGTGGCCGTGGCCTCCTGGTTCGCGGACGACTACGCCGCCGCCGACGAGTCCGGCTTCCCCGACTTCCTCGGCGCCACCTACGCCCGCAAGAACGTCCTGCGCTACGGCGAGAACCCGCACCAGGGCGCCGCGCTGTACGTGGACGGCACGGGCGGCCTCGCCGAGGCGGAGCAGCTGCACGGCAAGGAGATGTCGTACAACAACTACACGGACACCGACGCCGCGCGCCGGGCCGCGTACGACCACGCCGAGCCCTGCGTCGCGATCATCAAGCACGCCAACCCGTGCGGCATCGCGGTCGGCGCGGACGTCGCCGAGGCGCACCGCAAGGCGCACGCCTGTGACCCGCTGTCCGCGTTCGGCGGCGTGATCGCGGTCAACCGCCCGGTCTCCGTGGAGATGGCCAAGCAGGTCGCCGAGATCTTCACCGAGGTCATCGTGGCCCCGGGCTACGAGGACGGCGCGGTCGAGGTCCTCGCGAAGAAGAAGAACATCCGCGTGCTGAAGGCCGAGGGCGCCCCGAGCAACCCGGTCGAGGTCAAGCCGGTCGACGGCGGCGCGCTGCTCCAGGTCACCGACCGCCTCCAGGCGGACGGCGACGACCCGGCGAACTGGACCCTCGCGACCGGCGAGGCGTTGTCCGCCGAGGAGCTGGCCGAGCTGGCGTTCGCCTGGAAGGCGTGCCGCGCGGTCAAGTCCAACGCGATCCTGCTCGCCAAGGACGGCGCCTCGGTCGGCGTCGGCATGGGCCAGGTCAACCGCGTCGACTCCGCGAAGCTCGCGGTCGAGCGGGCGGGCGAGGAGCGGGCCCGTGACGCGTACGCCGCGTCCGACGCGTTCTTCCCGTTCCCGGACGGCCTGGAGATCCTCCTCGACGCCGGTGTGAAGGCCGTCGTGCAGCCGGGCGGCTCGGTCCGCGACGAGCTGGTGATCGAGGCGGCGAAGCAGGCCGGCGCGACGATGTACTTCACGGGCACGCGCCACTTCTTCCACTGA
- the sucC gene encoding ADP-forming succinate--CoA ligase subunit beta, with product MDLFEYQARDLFAKHGVPVLAGEVIDTPEAAREATERLGGKSVVKAQVKVGGRGKAGGVKLAATPDEAVARATDILGMDIKGHTVHKVMIAETAPEIVEEYYVSYLLDRTNRTFLAMASVAGGMDIEEVAATTPEKLAKVPVDAVEGVSIEKAREIVAQAQFPADVAEKVAEVLVTLWDTFIAEDALLVEVNPLAKVASGDILALDGKVSLDANADFRQPEHEALEDKDAANPLEAAAKAKGLNYVKLDGEVGIIGNGAGLVMSTLDVVAYAGENHGGVKPANFLDIGGGASAEVMANGLEIILGDPDVKSVFVNVFGGITACDEVANGIVQALELLASKGEEVTKPLVVRLDGNNAELGRKILSDANHPLVQRVDTMDGAADKAAELAAAK from the coding sequence GTGGACCTGTTCGAGTACCAGGCGAGGGACCTCTTCGCCAAGCACGGTGTACCGGTGCTGGCCGGTGAAGTCATCGACACGCCTGAGGCGGCGCGCGAGGCCACTGAGCGTCTCGGCGGCAAGTCGGTCGTCAAGGCGCAGGTGAAGGTCGGTGGCCGCGGCAAGGCCGGCGGCGTGAAGCTGGCCGCCACCCCCGACGAGGCCGTCGCCCGCGCGACGGACATCCTCGGGATGGACATCAAGGGCCACACGGTCCACAAGGTGATGATCGCGGAGACCGCTCCGGAGATCGTCGAGGAGTACTACGTCTCGTACCTCCTCGACCGCACCAACCGCACCTTCCTGGCCATGGCCTCGGTCGCCGGCGGCATGGACATCGAGGAGGTCGCCGCGACGACCCCCGAGAAGCTCGCCAAGGTCCCGGTCGACGCCGTCGAGGGCGTCTCGATCGAGAAGGCCCGCGAGATCGTCGCCCAGGCGCAGTTCCCGGCCGACGTCGCCGAGAAGGTCGCCGAGGTCCTCGTGACCCTGTGGGACACCTTCATCGCCGAGGACGCGCTCCTCGTCGAGGTCAACCCGCTGGCCAAGGTCGCCTCCGGCGACATCCTGGCGCTGGACGGCAAGGTGTCCCTGGACGCCAACGCCGACTTCCGTCAGCCCGAGCACGAGGCGCTCGAGGACAAGGACGCGGCCAACCCGCTCGAGGCCGCTGCCAAGGCCAAGGGCCTCAACTACGTCAAGCTGGACGGCGAGGTCGGCATCATCGGCAACGGCGCCGGCCTGGTCATGTCGACCCTGGACGTCGTCGCGTACGCCGGTGAGAACCACGGCGGCGTGAAGCCGGCCAACTTCCTCGACATCGGCGGCGGCGCGTCGGCCGAGGTCATGGCGAACGGCCTGGAGATCATCCTGGGCGACCCGGACGTCAAGTCCGTGTTCGTCAACGTCTTCGGCGGCATCACCGCCTGCGACGAGGTCGCCAACGGCATCGTCCAGGCCCTGGAGCTTCTCGCCTCGAAGGGCGAAGAGGTCACCAAGCCGCTGGTCGTGCGCCTCGACGGCAACAACGCGGAGCTGGGTCGCAAGATCCTGTCGGACGCGAACCACCCGCTCGTGCAGCGTGTGGACACCATGGACGGCGCGGCCGACAAGGCCGCCGAGCTCGCGGCTGCGAAGTAA
- a CDS encoding DUF6350 family protein, whose translation MTHVTEQGSPLSPDPLVRSGRSAVLAAAFARGGIAAGLGLGALAVLVTVLWISSPYPDRGPGGALHAAAGLWLLAHGVDLVRTDTLTGVPAPLGVVPMLLMVLPARLAHRAARDALESEDGRPRLSAAGAVGAVTGGYLLAGAVVVAYASAGPLPADPLAAAVWLPGTTVAAATAGVWTASGHPLGALARRVPRAGVALRSAAVGVLTLLAGGIVLVAVSLAWHAGEVGKAYGGLAAEWSGRLAVALLILALVPNAAVWGAAYGMGPGVTLGTGSLATPLMVTGTPALPAFPLLAALPEPGRGTWVHWLSAAVPLAAGVALGRRTGRVATTWTARATTWTTLQAAGLCGVVAALLAAPAGGSLGVGRLAAFGPVWWATGGAAALWTAVIGVPVALGVRAWARRAEASADLDPAAESAPDLHPGPAPDAKAAGARTAGAKAAGAETAGAAAPVPSMPLPVTLLPAPEPERLDDEPYEPYDLFPAAWETPRPEQPPLTPAPSEPPAE comes from the coding sequence GTGACCCACGTGACCGAGCAGGGCTCTCCGCTGTCGCCCGACCCCCTTGTCCGCAGCGGTCGTTCCGCCGTCCTGGCGGCGGCCTTCGCGCGCGGCGGCATCGCGGCCGGGCTCGGCCTCGGCGCGCTCGCGGTCCTCGTGACGGTCCTGTGGATCAGCTCGCCGTACCCGGACCGGGGCCCCGGCGGCGCGCTGCACGCCGCCGCGGGCCTGTGGCTCCTCGCGCACGGCGTCGACCTGGTGCGCACCGACACCCTCACCGGCGTGCCCGCGCCGCTCGGGGTCGTCCCCATGCTGCTCATGGTGCTGCCGGCCCGTCTGGCGCACCGGGCCGCGCGGGACGCCCTGGAGTCCGAGGACGGCCGCCCCCGGCTGTCGGCGGCCGGCGCGGTGGGCGCGGTCACCGGCGGGTACCTGCTGGCCGGCGCGGTGGTGGTGGCGTACGCGTCGGCCGGCCCGCTGCCCGCCGACCCGCTGGCGGCGGCCGTGTGGCTGCCCGGTACGACGGTCGCGGCGGCCACGGCGGGCGTCTGGACGGCGAGCGGCCACCCGCTCGGCGCCCTGGCGCGACGGGTGCCGCGAGCCGGGGTGGCGCTGCGGTCCGCGGCGGTCGGGGTGCTGACCCTGCTGGCCGGCGGGATCGTGCTGGTCGCGGTCTCGTTGGCGTGGCACGCGGGCGAGGTCGGAAAGGCGTACGGCGGGCTTGCGGCGGAGTGGTCGGGACGGCTCGCGGTGGCGTTGCTGATCCTGGCGCTGGTCCCGAACGCGGCGGTGTGGGGCGCGGCGTACGGCATGGGCCCGGGGGTCACGCTCGGCACCGGCTCCCTCGCGACCCCGCTCATGGTGACCGGCACCCCGGCGCTGCCCGCGTTCCCCCTGCTCGCGGCCCTCCCGGAGCCGGGTCGGGGAACATGGGTGCACTGGCTGTCCGCGGCGGTCCCGCTGGCGGCGGGCGTCGCGCTGGGCCGCCGTACGGGACGGGTCGCGACGACCTGGACCGCCCGCGCCACGACCTGGACGACCCTGCAGGCCGCGGGCCTGTGCGGCGTGGTCGCGGCGCTCCTGGCGGCGCCGGCCGGCGGCTCGCTGGGCGTGGGGCGGCTGGCCGCGTTCGGTCCGGTGTGGTGGGCGACGGGCGGGGCTGCGGCGCTGTGGACGGCGGTGATCGGTGTCCCGGTCGCCCTCGGCGTACGCGCCTGGGCCCGCCGCGCGGAGGCGTCCGCGGACCTGGACCCGGCCGCGGAATCGGCCCCGGACCTGCACCCGGGCCCGGCCCCGGACGCGAAGGCGGCCGGCGCGAGGACCGCGGGCGCGAAGGCCGCGGGCGCGGAGACCGCGGGCGCCGCCGCCCCCGTACCGTCGATGCCCCTGCCGGTGACCCTGCTGCCCGCCCCGGAACCCGAGCGCCTGGACGACGAGCCCTACGAGCCGTACGACCTCTTCCCGGCGGCCTGGGAGACCCCGCGTCCAGAGCAGCCCCCGCTGACCCCAGCGCCCTCGGAGCCCCCGGCCGAGTAG
- a CDS encoding peptidoglycan DD-metalloendopeptidase family protein encodes MSLAQFRTALLAFLAAVALTLGVGVAGADRAEAAAPPTGKPNFQLPFACGTKWQLNTWGHNPALDIVKEGNPGSDSLPVYASAPGTVSAVYTDSGSGNTIQIKHANGWFTAYYHLKDAPTAYVSKGQAVTGATQIGRVGTSGASEWAHLHYEQRYLASGDFTDESHRKPVHFNGVEYSGAGAQWLSVTSQNNCSGSPQPWQCPAGFVCFYSGADGTGTVCKTDVNTPTSPCGLRKSYFNNGSPQPGYDHVGVTYKEGGGACLHYGWAEGRGNFPSGGRTIGSVTWRGEC; translated from the coding sequence GTGTCCCTCGCACAGTTCCGCACCGCGCTGCTCGCGTTCCTCGCCGCGGTGGCGCTCACCCTCGGGGTGGGCGTCGCCGGGGCCGACCGGGCGGAGGCGGCCGCGCCGCCCACCGGGAAGCCGAACTTCCAACTGCCGTTCGCCTGCGGCACGAAGTGGCAGCTGAACACCTGGGGCCACAACCCGGCCCTCGACATCGTGAAGGAGGGCAACCCCGGCTCCGACAGCCTGCCGGTGTACGCCTCCGCGCCAGGGACCGTCTCGGCGGTGTACACCGACTCGGGGTCCGGCAACACCATCCAGATCAAGCACGCCAACGGCTGGTTCACCGCGTACTACCACCTGAAGGACGCGCCGACGGCGTACGTGAGCAAGGGACAGGCGGTCACCGGAGCCACCCAGATCGGCCGGGTCGGCACCTCGGGCGCGTCCGAGTGGGCGCATCTGCACTACGAGCAGCGCTACCTGGCCTCCGGCGACTTCACGGACGAGTCGCACCGCAAGCCGGTGCACTTCAACGGCGTCGAGTACAGCGGGGCGGGCGCCCAATGGCTCAGTGTGACCAGCCAGAACAACTGCTCGGGCAGCCCGCAGCCCTGGCAGTGCCCGGCCGGGTTCGTCTGCTTCTACTCGGGCGCCGACGGAACGGGCACGGTCTGCAAGACGGACGTGAACACCCCGACGAGCCCGTGCGGTCTGCGGAAGTCGTACTTCAACAACGGCAGTCCGCAGCCCGGTTACGACCACGTCGGCGTCACGTACAAGGAGGGCGGCGGGGCCTGCCTCCACTACGGCTGGGCGGAAGGCCGCGGCAACTTCCCCTCCGGCGGGCGCACGATCGGGTCGGTGACCTGGCGGGGCGAGTGCTGA
- a CDS encoding transcriptional regulator, translating into MSQSTGHSVPADSLPSPKERRRLREARALTEEQVADALGVTRATVRSWETGRSKPRGRKLEAYVKLLSGDDTAFAPSGEAPDAAPAPSKTSAPQPGRDTTRPKAAAKRVQKPPTGPAPRPKTTARPAEAPSPEPAAAAPPPEAPAPAAQARLERLKPESAEATARPEPAAEPAVAAEPGLTPEGAFDALYAYAAPGLVHQTYLLTGRRRLSRESVERAFHHAWQHWPEVARDRDPVGWVRAAAYEYALSPWHRLRRAHRHPDAPPTEAGRRALLAALLELPPPYRRTVLLYDGLGLDLPETAAETEASTPAAGNRLLYARTLIGTRIPELADPDALHERLRALVAEAPTVSLAPARTVRGGSERRIRLWTRTTFVLTATLIGATAFTLHTAPTQYQPEVAPGRTVDGVPVRGGPPKLGPEDEKLRELLHSRPHHGPERLLPETG; encoded by the coding sequence ATGAGCCAGAGCACCGGACACTCCGTCCCCGCCGACTCGCTGCCCTCCCCGAAGGAGCGCCGCAGGCTGCGCGAGGCGCGGGCCCTGACCGAGGAGCAGGTGGCCGACGCGCTGGGCGTCACCCGGGCCACCGTCCGCTCCTGGGAGACCGGGCGCTCGAAGCCTCGGGGGCGCAAGCTGGAGGCGTACGTGAAGCTGCTCAGCGGCGACGACACGGCGTTCGCGCCGTCCGGAGAGGCGCCCGACGCGGCTCCCGCGCCCTCGAAGACCTCCGCACCTCAACCGGGCCGCGACACCACCCGGCCCAAGGCCGCCGCCAAGCGCGTCCAGAAGCCGCCGACAGGCCCCGCGCCCCGGCCGAAGACCACCGCCCGCCCTGCGGAGGCACCGTCGCCCGAGCCGGCGGCAGCGGCGCCACCGCCGGAGGCACCCGCGCCCGCGGCCCAGGCGCGCCTGGAGCGGCTGAAACCCGAGTCGGCCGAGGCCACCGCGCGGCCGGAGCCCGCCGCCGAGCCCGCCGTCGCCGCCGAGCCCGGGCTCACCCCCGAGGGGGCGTTCGACGCGCTCTACGCGTACGCCGCCCCCGGACTCGTCCACCAGACCTACCTGCTCACCGGCCGCCGCCGGCTCTCCCGCGAGTCCGTCGAGCGCGCCTTCCACCACGCCTGGCAGCACTGGCCCGAGGTCGCCCGCGACCGTGACCCGGTCGGCTGGGTGCGGGCGGCGGCGTACGAGTACGCCCTCTCGCCCTGGCACCGGCTGCGCCGCGCCCACCGGCACCCCGACGCCCCACCGACCGAGGCGGGCCGCCGGGCCCTGCTCGCGGCGCTGCTCGAACTGCCCCCGCCGTACCGCCGCACCGTGCTGCTCTACGACGGCCTGGGCCTCGACCTGCCCGAGACGGCCGCCGAGACCGAGGCGAGCACCCCGGCGGCGGGCAACCGGCTCCTGTACGCCCGGACGCTCATCGGCACCCGGATCCCCGAACTCGCGGACCCGGACGCCCTGCACGAACGGCTGCGGGCGCTGGTCGCGGAGGCACCGACGGTGTCGCTCGCACCCGCGCGCACGGTCCGGGGCGGCAGCGAGCGCCGCATCCGGCTGTGGACCCGGACGACGTTCGTGCTGACCGCGACGCTCATCGGCGCGACGGCGTTCACGCTGCACACCGCGCCGACCCAGTACCAGCCCGAGGTCGCCCCGGGGCGGACGGTCGACGGCGTCCCGGTGCGCGGCGGCCCGCCCAAGCTGGGCCCCGAGGACGAGAAGCTGCGCGAGCTGCTCCACTCTCGGCCGCACCACGGCCCGGAACGGCTGCTGCCCGAAACGGGCTGA
- the purN gene encoding phosphoribosylglycinamide formyltransferase, producing the protein MAAARLVVLVSGSGTNLQALLDAVAADPEGYGAEIVAVGADRSDIVGLERAERAGLPTFVCRVKDHGTREEWDRALTEATAAYEPDLVVSAGFMKIVGKEFLARFGGRVVNTHPALLPSFPGAHGVRDALAYGAKVTGCTVHFVDDGVDTGPIIAQGVVEVRDSDDEAALHERIKEVERSLLVEVVGRLARNGYRIEGRKVHVGE; encoded by the coding sequence GTGGCTGCCGCCCGCCTTGTCGTCCTGGTCTCGGGGTCCGGTACCAATCTGCAGGCCCTGCTCGACGCCGTCGCCGCCGACCCCGAGGGGTACGGCGCCGAGATCGTCGCGGTCGGCGCGGACCGCTCGGACATCGTCGGCCTGGAGCGCGCGGAGCGCGCCGGGCTGCCGACGTTCGTGTGCCGGGTCAAGGATCACGGGACCCGTGAGGAATGGGACCGGGCGCTGACCGAGGCCACCGCCGCGTACGAGCCCGATCTCGTGGTGTCGGCCGGCTTCATGAAGATCGTCGGCAAGGAGTTCCTCGCCCGTTTCGGCGGCCGGGTCGTCAACACGCACCCCGCGCTGCTGCCCAGTTTCCCCGGAGCGCACGGCGTGCGCGACGCCCTCGCGTACGGCGCGAAGGTCACCGGGTGCACCGTCCACTTCGTCGACGACGGCGTCGACACCGGCCCGATCATCGCCCAGGGCGTGGTCGAGGTCCGGGACAGTGACGACGAAGCCGCTCTGCACGAGCGCATCAAGGAAGTCGAGCGCTCGCTGCTCGTCGAGGTCGTGGGGCGTCTCGCCCGCAACGGCTACCGCATTGAGGGACGAAAGGTTCATGTCGGTGAATAA
- a CDS encoding vWA domain-containing protein — MNPMSPMNPTGSGDERLRRWRLVLGGGEADGTGRALSGRDAAVDGALASLYDERPDPVARGERGRTAGLGASAPSVARWLGDIRRYFPSSVVQVMQRDAIDRLGLSTLLLEPEMLEAVEADVHLVGTLLSLNKAMPETTRETARAVVRKVVEDLEKRLAARTRATLTGALDRSARISRPRHRDIDWDATIRANLKHYLPEHRTVVPERLVGHGRAARSAKKDVVLCIDQSGSMAASVVYASVFGAVLASMRSLDTRLVVFDTAVVDLTDRLDDPVDVLFGTQLGGGTDINRALAHCQSRITRPADTVVVLISDLYEGGIRDEMLKRVAAMKASGVQFVALLALSDEGAPAYDRDHAAALAALGVPAFACTPDLFPEVMAAAVEKRPLPIPDMATHQ; from the coding sequence ATGAACCCGATGAGCCCCATGAACCCGACCGGAAGCGGCGACGAACGGTTGCGGCGGTGGCGGCTCGTGCTGGGCGGGGGAGAGGCGGACGGTACCGGGCGGGCGTTGAGCGGGCGGGACGCGGCCGTGGACGGGGCGCTCGCCTCGCTCTACGACGAGCGGCCCGACCCGGTGGCGCGCGGCGAGCGGGGGCGGACGGCCGGGCTCGGCGCGTCCGCGCCGTCGGTCGCCCGCTGGCTCGGCGACATCCGCCGGTACTTCCCCAGCTCCGTCGTCCAGGTCATGCAGCGCGACGCCATCGACCGGCTCGGACTGTCCACGCTGCTCCTGGAGCCGGAGATGCTGGAGGCCGTCGAGGCGGACGTGCACCTGGTCGGCACGCTCCTGTCGCTGAACAAGGCGATGCCCGAGACGACCCGGGAGACCGCCCGCGCGGTCGTCCGCAAGGTCGTCGAGGACCTGGAGAAGCGGCTCGCCGCCCGCACCCGCGCCACCCTCACCGGCGCGCTCGACCGCTCGGCCCGGATCAGTCGGCCCCGCCACCGGGACATCGACTGGGACGCCACGATCCGCGCCAACCTGAAGCACTACCTGCCCGAGCACCGCACGGTCGTGCCCGAGCGTCTCGTCGGCCACGGCCGGGCCGCGCGGTCGGCGAAGAAGGACGTCGTCCTCTGCATCGACCAGTCGGGCTCGATGGCCGCGTCCGTGGTGTACGCCTCCGTCTTCGGGGCCGTCCTCGCCTCGATGCGGTCGCTCGACACCCGGCTGGTCGTCTTCGACACGGCGGTCGTCGACCTGACGGACCGCCTGGACGACCCGGTCGACGTGCTGTTCGGTACCCAGCTCGGCGGCGGCACCGACATCAACCGGGCGCTCGCCCACTGCCAGAGCCGGATCACCCGCCCCGCCGACACCGTCGTCGTGCTGATCAGCGACCTGTACGAGGGCGGCATCCGTGACGAGATGCTCAAGCGGGTCGCGGCCATGAAGGCCTCGGGCGTGCAGTTCGTGGCGCTGCTCGCGCTCTCCGACGAGGGCGCCCCTGCCTACGACCGGGACCACGCGGCGGCGCTCGCGGCGCTCGGCGTCCCGGCGTTCGCCTGCACCCCGGACCTCTTCCCGGAGGTGATGGCGGCGGCCGTCGAGAAACGTCCACTGCCCATACCGGACATGGCGACTCATCAGTAA
- the sucD gene encoding succinate--CoA ligase subunit alpha — MAIFLNKDSKVIVQGMTGATGMKHTKLMLGDGTNIVGGVNPRKAGTTVDFDGTEVPVFGTVAEAMEKTGANVSVLFVPPAFAKAAVVEAIDAEIPLAVVITEGIAVHDSAAFWAYAKSKGNKTRIIGPNCPGLITPGQSNAGIIPGDITKPGRIGLVSKSGTLTYQMMYELRDIGFSSAVGIGGDPVIGTTHIDALEAFEADPDTDLIVMIGEIGGDAEERAADYIAKHVTKPVVGYVAGFTAPEGKTMGHAGAIVSGSSGTAQAKKEALEAAGVKVGKTPTETAKLARAILAG; from the coding sequence ATGGCTATCTTCCTCAACAAGGACAGCAAGGTCATCGTCCAGGGCATGACCGGTGCCACGGGCATGAAGCACACCAAGCTCATGCTGGGTGACGGCACCAACATCGTCGGTGGCGTGAACCCCCGCAAGGCCGGCACGACCGTCGACTTCGACGGCACCGAGGTCCCGGTCTTCGGCACCGTCGCCGAGGCGATGGAGAAGACGGGCGCCAACGTCTCCGTCCTCTTCGTGCCGCCGGCCTTCGCCAAGGCCGCCGTGGTCGAGGCGATCGACGCCGAGATCCCGCTCGCCGTCGTCATCACCGAGGGCATCGCCGTCCACGACTCCGCCGCCTTCTGGGCGTACGCGAAGTCGAAGGGCAACAAGACCCGCATCATCGGCCCGAACTGCCCCGGTCTCATCACCCCGGGCCAGTCCAACGCCGGCATCATCCCGGGCGACATCACCAAGCCGGGCCGTATCGGCTTGGTGTCGAAGTCCGGCACGCTGACGTACCAGATGATGTACGAGCTCCGTGACATCGGCTTCTCGTCGGCCGTCGGCATCGGTGGCGACCCGGTCATCGGCACCACGCACATCGACGCCCTCGAGGCGTTCGAGGCGGACCCCGACACCGACCTGATCGTCATGATCGGCGAGATCGGCGGCGACGCCGAGGAGCGTGCGGCGGACTACATCGCCAAGCACGTCACCAAGCCGGTCGTCGGCTACGTCGCGGGCTTCACCGCCCCCGAGGGCAAGACCATGGGCCACGCCGGCGCCATCGTCTCCGGCTCCTCCGGCACCGCCCAGGCGAAGAAGGAGGCCCTCGAGGCCGCCGGTGTCAAGGTCGGCAAGACGCCGACCGAGACCGCCAAGCTGGCGCGCGCCATCCTCGCGGGCTGA